From Fragaria vesca subsp. vesca unplaced genomic scaffold, FraVesHawaii_1.0 scf0511726, whole genome shotgun sequence:
CTCCAATTCCTTCTCGTCTGTAGTCTCTTCAAcaacttcttctccatcttagGACACAGAACGCTGCCCCAATTGGAAGAGCCTAACCTCCTTCTTGTAAACAAATCCATCGTATGAACACGAACACCTTCAAGTAGCTGAGGCAGTGGCATACACCTTTCATCCTTGATCATGTTGTTGTAACTTTCGGCTTGCGAATTGCTCATTGCACCATATCTCTTGCCAGGGAAGTGAGCGAAAGCATAGTTTTCCCGTTTCAGTTCTTTGAGAAAATCTTCAACCACCCCCTTACCATCACTTCTCAACTTCTGCATTGCTTCATCAAACTTTTCCTGAGTTCTAGCATATGCACAAGCAGCAAACGACGACACAAGAGTGTCTATATAAGACGCAAGCAACTTCTTTGATAGCCTACCATACAAGTTGTCCTTGAGATGCTTTATGCAGTATGAGTGTGGGGAACTAGGAAAAACTGCCTTAATGCCATCCAACAAACCTAAACCACGGTCCG
This genomic window contains:
- the LOC101290713 gene encoding uncharacterized protein LOC101290713 yields the protein MTDRGLGLLDGIKAVFPSSPHSYCIKHLKDNLYGRLSKKLLASYIDTLVSSFAACAYARTQEKFDEAMQKLRSDGKGVVEDFLKELKRENYAFAHFPGKRYGAMSNSQAESYNNMIKDERCMPLPQLLEGVRVHTMDLFTRRRLGSSNWGSVLCPKMEKKLLKRLQTRRNWRVRQSSQDVFEVFTETCNVMVNLVGCECSCRHWEFRCFPCAHAVQLMNKANLLAYDYIEDYWKTTFYKKTYELPICPVPDLDRPNILSFGDSALQPPKTRRPPGRPRSRRIRSFGEQCKEITCSRCQTLGHHNSRTCINPI